A section of the Candidatus Poribacteria bacterium genome encodes:
- a CDS encoding VWA domain-containing protein: protein MLNHLLNWGIDARRRKNRTRSVILLSLILHMIIAITYLFLPINQLSQEQADALAVDLINDADAPRKRKPKPKPPLTKKMFNPNEELARDAMEKKIEAARNEIDEVMKLSPRVVLKDVEVNKAPVSEIIPDVMTDAQLRDAEASNLSRLIAQPGRTDGRGIVTNRVRARGDGMGRFRGGGQDGSDGGLLGGGGKDGASDRLGVIDFLDEFGGPKDVVYCLDITASMQAAGMKKLPLAIDALKDSVMMLGNNDTLNIVAFSNTAKPMSEEMLPANPANIKRVLKYLDRFTPRSIQGNVDTNILSAIKAALTFEPTVVVLITDGLPQVDEGAGVYIETNTQKILDIVREHNRNNAVIYVVALEIDLKRSHGAELLVSLAEEYGGKIKAIDGGQLFEFAEQDGLTD from the coding sequence ATGTTAAATCATTTGCTAAACTGGGGCATTGATGCACGACGACGTAAAAACCGCACGCGCTCTGTTATTTTATTATCGCTTATTCTGCACATGATTATCGCGATTACCTACCTGTTTCTCCCAATCAATCAACTCAGCCAAGAACAGGCGGATGCCCTCGCTGTTGACTTGATTAACGATGCTGATGCACCCAGAAAACGGAAACCGAAACCGAAACCACCGCTCACGAAGAAGATGTTTAATCCGAACGAGGAACTCGCCAGAGACGCGATGGAGAAAAAAATTGAAGCCGCTCGGAATGAGATAGATGAGGTCATGAAACTCAGTCCACGTGTTGTTCTCAAAGATGTAGAGGTCAACAAGGCACCAGTGAGTGAGATTATTCCAGATGTGATGACGGACGCACAATTACGGGATGCGGAAGCCTCAAATCTCAGCAGACTTATCGCACAACCCGGGCGCACTGATGGACGCGGTATTGTTACCAATAGGGTCCGAGCACGCGGCGACGGGATGGGCAGATTCCGTGGCGGTGGACAAGACGGCTCCGACGGTGGACTTCTCGGTGGTGGAGGAAAGGACGGCGCATCGGATCGACTCGGTGTCATTGATTTCCTCGACGAATTCGGAGGTCCCAAAGATGTCGTCTACTGTCTTGATATAACCGCAAGTATGCAGGCTGCTGGAATGAAAAAATTACCACTGGCAATAGACGCTCTCAAAGATTCCGTAATGATGTTAGGGAACAATGACACACTGAACATTGTCGCGTTTTCCAACACAGCGAAACCTATGAGCGAGGAAATGCTACCCGCGAACCCCGCGAACATAAAACGGGTCTTGAAGTATCTTGACAGATTCACACCGAGAAGTATACAGGGCAATGTGGACACGAACATTCTCTCCGCTATTAAAGCCGCCTTAACGTTTGAACCGACTGTTGTTGTTTTGATAACAGACGGTTTGCCCCAGGTAGATGAGGGAGCGGGTGTCTATATTGAGACAAACACACAGAAAATTCTTGATATTGTGCGTGAACATAACCGTAACAACGCTGTTATCTACGTGGTAGCACTTGAGATTGATTTGAAACGCTCACATGGTGCCGAACTCCTTGTCTCTCTTGCTGAGGAATATGGTGGGAAAATAAAGGCTATTGACGGTGGGCAATTGTTTGAATTCGCAGAACAGGATGGACTGACCGATTAA
- a CDS encoding DUF2250 domain-containing protein, with product MAVELTYKIAKCCTPQEGDAITGYFKEDSTITVHHAACNAVQNLRSERLLAVAWDEIRTTETPTDSVALPPELADLDETDYFILKHHQELGMDYSIVVAETLRIPLEETHQRHRKLRDLGGLKRVEGRIIHYRKNIVKGKWIKHRNHTYYELTSEGRTWIQAFENQQDTSVT from the coding sequence ATGGCAGTTGAACTCACCTACAAAATTGCGAAGTGCTGTACCCCTCAAGAAGGAGACGCAATCACTGGTTACTTCAAGGAAGACAGCACGATAACTGTTCATCACGCCGCCTGTAATGCAGTGCAAAACCTACGATCAGAGCGGTTATTGGCAGTCGCGTGGGATGAAATTCGGACAACCGAGACTCCGACGGATTCCGTTGCATTGCCCCCTGAGCTCGCTGATCTTGATGAAACCGATTACTTTATACTCAAACACCATCAAGAATTGGGAATGGACTACTCTATCGTTGTCGCTGAAACCTTGAGAATTCCGCTTGAAGAGACGCACCAACGGCATCGCAAATTGAGAGATCTGGGCGGTTTGAAACGGGTTGAAGGGCGGATCATCCACTATCGAAAAAATATCGTCAAAGGGAAATGGATTAAGCACCGGAATCACACCTATTATGAACTGACATCTGAAGGCAGAACATGGATCCAAGCTTTTGAAAATCAGCAAGACACCTCAGTAACGTAG
- the purD gene encoding phosphoribosylamine--glycine ligase — translation MKILVVGQGGREHALVWKLAQSPLVEKIYCTPSNAGIAQISESISMPERFTDLADWAVSENIALTIVGPEAPLADGIVDVFSERGLKAFGPDKRAARLEASKDFAKQLMVKNGIPTAEHQTFTDAETAMAYIEDRNAPVFVKANGLAAGKGVIPGRTFKEALQAVTTILVDRTFGAAGDSVVIEEELIGEEASFTVLTDGTYCLPFVSSQDHKMSHDGDTGKNTGGMGAYSPAPVITPELHDDVMQRIVYPTVKGMAAIRRPFKGVLYVGLMITETGPKVIEFNCRFGDPEAQVLFPRLKSDLIPLLIACIDGTLEQHADVQWHNEAAACVAMASGGYPDPYQTGKVITGLEDANAIEGVTVFHAGTEQNGENIVTAGGRVLGVTAVAGRLHDAIQRAYQGVSAIQFDDAHYRKDIGYRALGRD, via the coding sequence ATGAAAATTCTGGTTGTGGGGCAGGGCGGGCGCGAACATGCGCTCGTTTGGAAGCTTGCACAGAGTCCACTCGTCGAAAAAATCTATTGCACGCCCAGTAATGCTGGCATCGCGCAAATCTCAGAATCTATCTCGATGCCAGAGCGGTTCACTGACTTGGCAGATTGGGCGGTATCTGAAAACATCGCCTTAACCATTGTCGGACCCGAAGCACCCTTGGCTGATGGGATCGTTGATGTGTTCAGTGAACGCGGGCTGAAGGCATTTGGTCCCGATAAACGCGCAGCTCGCTTGGAAGCAAGTAAAGATTTCGCCAAGCAACTGATGGTAAAAAACGGAATCCCGACAGCGGAACACCAGACGTTTACGGATGCCGAAACAGCGATGGCGTATATCGAAGATCGCAATGCACCTGTTTTCGTCAAGGCAAATGGACTCGCTGCTGGAAAGGGCGTTATCCCCGGACGTACCTTCAAAGAGGCGTTGCAAGCCGTCACAACGATTCTGGTTGATAGGACGTTCGGAGCGGCTGGCGATAGTGTCGTCATCGAAGAGGAACTCATCGGCGAGGAAGCATCCTTCACCGTGCTTACCGACGGCACTTACTGCCTACCTTTCGTCAGTTCTCAGGACCACAAGATGTCACACGATGGTGATACTGGCAAGAATACCGGAGGGATGGGAGCATACTCCCCCGCACCAGTAATTACACCAGAATTGCACGACGATGTAATGCAACGCATTGTCTACCCTACCGTCAAGGGTATGGCGGCTATCAGAAGACCCTTCAAAGGTGTCCTATACGTCGGATTGATGATTACGGAGACCGGTCCGAAAGTGATAGAATTCAACTGCCGTTTTGGAGACCCCGAAGCACAAGTTCTTTTTCCTCGCCTCAAAAGTGATTTAATCCCTTTGCTAATCGCTTGTATTGATGGGACACTTGAACAGCACGCTGACGTGCAATGGCATAACGAAGCAGCGGCGTGCGTTGCTATGGCTTCTGGAGGGTATCCAGACCCATATCAAACAGGGAAAGTTATCACGGGGCTTGAAGATGCGAATGCAATTGAAGGCGTTACGGTCTTTCACGCAGGAACGGAGCAGAATGGCGAGAACATCGTCACAGCTGGTGGTAGAGTGTTGGGTGTCACTGCTGTTGCTGGCAGATTACACGATGCCATTCAACGCGCATATCAAGGCGTTTCTGCTATTCAGTTTGACGATGCACATTATCGGAAAGACATCGGGTATCGGGCATTGGGACGGGATTGA